GGGAAAGAAAAGCCTTTTCGGAGGATTTCTTCCTGGTCTTATCGTTGTGGTTTGGAAGAAAAAGAAAGAAATCCTGCTTTTCGGATTCTCGACGATCTTTCTAGCCATTTCATTGATCTTCCCTTATTGGTACTGGAGTCGTACTGACCCTATTACTCAAGTTTCTATTCCTCATGGATCCAGAGACAATTTTCTGGAAGAAACCAGCTCAGGACTTGTATTTTATATCATTCCGCTTTTGCTGATTTTCGCTCTCATTCCGGCAATCTCTTTCCTTATTACCCGCAAGAAAAGACATTTGGGTTGGGCAGTTTCTTTCTACACCTGCTTGCTTTTGGGAAGCGGTGGCACCACTCCATTACCGAAAATGATTTTGGGAGAAAATGCCTTCAACATTCTGACATTAGACAGATTCGGGTTTTGGGCTTCTATTATCGCTATCCCTTACATCAGCCATTTCTTGGTATCCTTCATCGGAGGAACAGTCAAAAATTATTGGACTGCAAAATATGGCGAGACTTCCCATTTCGTTATCTCAGGATTGAGTGGCTTTTCTTACCTACTATTCATTATCTACATCTTCCACTTGGCCAGCTTTCGTCCTTTGCAGCCGAAATCAGTTGAAATTGAGCCAATTATAAATTTCCTAAACCGTGATGATCATATGCGCTGGAGATACCTGACTTTAGGTTTTGGGGATCAAATGGCTTGGTTATCCTCCAATACCTTGGCGGCAACTATTGATGGAAATTACCATTCGGCAAGAAGGCTTCCTGAAATGACTTCCAGAGCAGTAGAGCGATTGGAAAACGCAAAATATTTGATGGAAGATGGAATGGCGTCTTTGAATGACTTCCTGACCCTAGCTGAAAAGTACCAACTTAAATATGTTTTCAGCAACGATCGATACTATGATCCTTTGCTGTTTTATTCAGGATGGAATAGAACTATCCGTTTGGAAAATGGGATCATGGTTTGGGAAAAAGGCAATATCTCCACAATCCAACCAATCAAGCCAACTGACCTGAATCCTCTACTTAAAAAACTTTGGGGAATTCTGCCATTGACTACACTTTCAGTGGCCATGCTTCTGACTTTGGTTTACTTGTTTTATTTCAAGAAAACCCAAAATGAATTGATCGCTGAAGAGGAAGTTTCTAATTATCCAAAGTCCGTCATTCATTCTTCAGCTTGGATTCCATTTGTCCTATTCAGCAGCTTTTTGATCTTCCAGATCTATGAGCTCTTGTTGATTGACGAGCAAAAAGACCCTACCACCACAATCTATTCCCATTTCAATCACCTGGATTTCCAGCGATTTGAGGAAGCTTTCCAATTCTTTAAACCAGGGCCTGCTTATAGCTTGGATCAATATCTTTTGGAAAAATCTGTGAGCGACGGAGGCCTTTTGCCATCATTTGCCAAACTGGATCATCTGGAAATTGATACGCTTGAATTGAAAGATAATTCCGCAAAAATGAAGGTTCATACCTCTTGGAGAACTTCTCTTGGTCCAAGAGAAAAAGAAGAAGAAATGAGCTTGGAGAAGATGGATAACAAATGGTTTATCCTTCCTCCTCAGCTTGAACTGGAAATCCCTGAGGAGCAAGTCATCACCTATACTTACACGCTTTTCAAGAAAATGGGAAAGCGAGTAGTCAGCAGTTTCCCAACTGTCAAAGATGACCGGATCAAAAAACCATTTGCCGGCTTTTACCAGGCTAATTTGGTGCAAGTGGGAGAAGAATTCAACCTTACTGGTGAACTGATCAATGCTGATAATATTCCGATTACACTGGCAGTGAAAGCAGTAATCACCTATGAAAATGACAGTACTGTAAGCTTTTTCCCACAAAGAAAAATCCATTACAATCTGGCTCCAAAAGCTTCTACTTGGTTTGAAGTTCCATTGGGAGTTCAAGAAACAGAAGGCGACAAAAAGATCAAATCCATCTCTTTGGAACTGGAAACAGACATCAGTGAGCGCGGCTACATCAGAGGTGGAGAGCTTTCTTACAAAGTCTTGAATGAAGGAAGCCATTCTTCTCTTTTCGAGGCAACTATGAAAAACCCATTCACTGCCGAAATCACGATTCCAGGAGTATTAATCTCAGAAAAGGATTCTTTGGGAAGAATTGTGCAAGTGGACCTTTGGACTTATCCAAAATCTATTAGAAGTGGACTTGAGGCAAATTTCGAGATCCCTTTCCAAAAAATTGAATCAATATCCAAGATCATTTCTGAGATCCCAATTCAACTAAAAATTAACGGCCAATCCCGTGAACTGCTGGAGAACAAAACTTCCTCCACTGAAAGGATCAGCTTCTTACCGCATTGCTTCATCTCACAAGAAATCTATTTACAATGAAAAACACGAGCTACCTTTTCTTATTGGTTTTGAGCCTCTTTGCTTGTCAAAAAGAAGATATCAAACAGCCTGTTTTCATTAATCCAGAAATCATGCATTTGACCTATCAAGACAGTTTGAAGTTTGAGGTGGAAGGCGAAAACTGGTCTGTATACATCCAAACTCCTGTTCACATCATCTATCCAGAATTCACTCAGGAAAACGGACAACTCACAATTCTTTTGACACCAAAAGAAGGAGTTATCGAAGGCTCTGCTTATGTCACTCTTCATCATGAAGAACAGCATTTCAATTTTCCGATCTATTTGAAAAATCAGGGTTCTGAAATTCAATTGGAAGATCTAAGAAGTCCAAAGACGGTAAATACAGATTCATCAATGGTTCAACAGCAAATCCTATATGCTTTTGATCAATCAGGAAATTTGACCGAAGTAAAAGAAGGATCCTATTTTCAGGAAAACTACCTGGAACTAAGCCCAAAGACAGGGATTTTCAAAGGGATCACAGGCACTGCAGTTTCCAGCTATTATGTAGATCCAGGAACTGTCAAAGAAATTCCTTTAAGCTATTCTGTAGACCAGATGAATCAAACTTTGACTATCAAAGCTGGACCCTTACTGGATCAATTTCAGAACACGGTTGCCAACGGAACATTAGTCATTTTCTTAGTTGAAAAAGAAGGAAAAACAACCCGCTTAGAGGCTGTAGTTCAAGAGGCTTACAGCCAATTAACCTTCCCCCTTTATAGAGCCAAAAACGCAAACGTAACTGCGAAAATCGCTCATATTTCTTCTTCCACCTTAACTCTGTCCCAGCCATGACCAGATGGATATTCTTAGGTTTCTTGCTGATAGTGGGAGTTCTTTTGGCTTCCATGGCTAGACTTCAGGAAAAGAATGACGACATCCCATATTTCCTTCGATATGATTCTTTGGCAGCAAATTCTAACCCTGCCATTCAATTGGAAGTGGTTTCCACTGAAATCCCAACCGAAGAGCAATTAGAAAAACTAAAGAAGGACCACGCTGCGATTTGGGCGCACCTAAATGAACTCTACCAGCATCCAAATCCAAAACCTAGCAAGGAAAGACTGACCGAAAGATTCTATATGCACCTCGCAAAAAATTACAAAGAGGGACCTTCTGGAACTATCAAGAGAAAGGATTTAAGCCATTCACTTCAGATACAAACCTGGTCAAGAGATGGACTTTCCTGCAACATTCTGGATCAGGAAGCTCAATTCAGACTAGAATTTCCCGACGGAACCACAAAAAACTTTACAACCAAAATTGCAATCAGTCTGCTGTTCCAAGGAGACAATTGGAGACTGGACGCTATCAGATTTATTGACTAAAAACATCAAACATAAAAGACTATGAAATTAGCATTTATTACTCCCTACCCACCAAGCCAGGTAACATTAAACGAATACGGTTACCATTTGACCAGAAGTTTCCTTGGCAAAAAAGGAATTGAGAAAATCTATATCCTTACCAATAATCTGGAGGACAATTCGGAATATTCAAGATATGCCACCGAAGGTTTGGAAATCATCCCTTGCTGGGATTTTGATAGCGTGTTCACAGTATTGAATCTTAGAAAAAAACTAAAAGAACTTCAACCGGATGCAGTGATATTAAACCTCCAATTCATGACTTTCGGAGCAGGAAAAATCCCTGCAGCGCTGGGTCTCTTGACTCCTTGGATGTGCAAATTATTGGGAATCCCTTCTGTGACCATTCTTCATAACATTACAGAAACTGTGAATTTGGAAACGATCGGCATGGCAAATAGCAAACTGAAAGGCAAGCTTTTCCTTTGGATCGGTGAGCAATTGACCAAGTTTATCCTGAAGTCTGATTTGGTCGGAGTGACCATCTCCCAATACGTGACCATTTTGAAGGATAAATACAAAGCCGATAATGTCGTCCTCCTACCCCATGGCAATTTTGAACTACCAGAGAGAAATTATGCCTCGGAAGAATCTGAGGAAATCAACCTGATGGCATTTGGCAAATTCGGAACTTATAAGAAAGCGGAGGTAATGATTGATGCGATGGAAATCTTACAGGAGAAATATCCTCATCTGAAATTCACATCAACTGTAGCAGGAACAGATAACCCAAATGTCAAAGGCTACATTGATGGAGTAAAAAGCAAATATGCTCATTTACCCAATGTAGAATATACTGGATACATTCCTGAAGAAAAAGTCTCTCAGATCTTCTGGGACAGCTCTTTTGTAATTTTCCCATACACTACGACCACAGGAAGCTCTGGAATTTTGCATCAGGCAGGAAGCTATGGAAGAGCTTGTATTTTACCAAAAATCGATGATCTGGAACGAGTGGTGGAAGAAGAAGGATATGGAGGAGCCTATTTTGAAACAGACAATGCAGAAAGTCTTGCTAATGCTGTTTCTCATTTGATTGAAAATCCCGAGGAGAGAAAAAGAATCGAAGATCAAAATTACAAAGCTGCTAAAGGACTACCTATGGGAGAGCTTTCACAATGGTATTTAAGTCATATCCACCAACTAATCGAAAATTAACAATGGTCTTACAATTAAACAGAGGTATTGAAAGTTTCCTTCAGCTATTCTATCCCATTTTCAAAAAATGGCTGGCTTATGATGTGTATGCCTACCTGGCCGTTGGCGCAATCAATACAGCCTTAAACATTCTGCTATTTGCTGTGCTTTACGAAATGGTTCTTCCAAAAGAAGGTCTATTCTTAGCAGGATTTTATATCGCTTCCTATACGATCGCGTTATTATTAGCTTTCTTTATCACCATTCCTACTGGCTTTTGGTTGAGTAAGAATTTTGCTTTTCGAAGTGCTTCCACCGGAGCAAAAAAGACTGGGAAACAGCTCTTCAAATACATTCTTGTGGTTGGCCAAGGTCTGGGAAGTGATTATTTGATTCTAAAGGGTTTGATCCTTTTTTTGAGCATGGAACCGACTTTAGCCAAAATATTCTCTACAATGATTGTTTTGACGGTCAACTTTCTGCTTCAGAAGTATTTCACTTTCAAAAATGCGTAATGAGAGCAATTTTCAAACTCTCAGCCTTTCATTGATTAATGAAATTTTCTATTCCAGAACTGTTGCAATAATTCGCAAAGGGCCTCCATGTTCAGGAGTGAGAATGGTGTAGGAAGAGTAATAATACCCCAAATGCGTCAAGCCTTCTGCATCCACTCTATGTTGAAATCCATCCGGGTTATTTGGCCAGTATAAAGTGTTAGAATCTAATGCATAGGACAAGTCAATCCATTCAAGATTTGCGAAAGGATCTGTTTTGGTGGCGGTAAACTTCTCTTCTTTTGCGGATCCACATAAATCAAAAGGGATAAAATCATCAACACCGCGCTATCAACTTAGAGTAA
Above is a window of Algoriphagus machipongonensis DNA encoding:
- a CDS encoding glycosyltransferase, which codes for MKLAFITPYPPSQVTLNEYGYHLTRSFLGKKGIEKIYILTNNLEDNSEYSRYATEGLEIIPCWDFDSVFTVLNLRKKLKELQPDAVILNLQFMTFGAGKIPAALGLLTPWMCKLLGIPSVTILHNITETVNLETIGMANSKLKGKLFLWIGEQLTKFILKSDLVGVTISQYVTILKDKYKADNVVLLPHGNFELPERNYASEESEEINLMAFGKFGTYKKAEVMIDAMEILQEKYPHLKFTSTVAGTDNPNVKGYIDGVKSKYAHLPNVEYTGYIPEEKVSQIFWDSSFVIFPYTTTTGSSGILHQAGSYGRACILPKIDDLERVVEEEGYGGAYFETDNAESLANAVSHLIENPEERKRIEDQNYKAAKGLPMGELSQWYLSHIHQLIEN
- a CDS encoding GtrA family protein yields the protein MVLQLNRGIESFLQLFYPIFKKWLAYDVYAYLAVGAINTALNILLFAVLYEMVLPKEGLFLAGFYIASYTIALLLAFFITIPTGFWLSKNFAFRSASTGAKKTGKQLFKYILVVGQGLGSDYLILKGLILFLSMEPTLAKIFSTMIVLTVNFLLQKYFTFKNA